Genomic window (Deltaproteobacteria bacterium):
GCCGGCTTTACGAGCCCTTCGTGCGTACCGGCAAACCCATCATCCGCACGGATTCGCGCAGCGCCGAGATGAGCAAGTACGCCGCCAACGCCATCCTCGCCACGAAGATCTCCTTCATCAACGAGACCGCGCGCCTGTGCGAGAAGGAGGGGGCGGACATCGAGCAGGTGCGGCGCATCGTCGGCCTCGACCACCGCATCGGACCGCATTTCATCTATCCCGGCATCGGCTTCGGCGGCTCCTGTCTGCCCAAGGACATCCGCGCGATGATCGCCATGGGCGGCGACGAGCTGGAGATGCCGCTCCTGCGCGCCGTGGATCGGGTCAACGAGACCCAGAAGGGGTTCCTGCTGGACAAGGTGCGGAAACACTTCGACGGGGCGCTGGCGGACCGTACGCTGGCGCTGTGGGGCCTGGCCTTCAAGGCGCGCACCGACGACATGCGCGAGTCTCCGGCCATCCGGATCATCGACGGCCTGCTGGACGCGGGTGCGTGCGTGCGCGCCTTCGATCCCGAGGCCATGAACGAGGCGCGCAAGCGCTACGGCGACCGCATCGCCTGCGGCGACAACAACTACGAGGTAGCCGACGGCGCCGACGCGGTGCTCGTGCTGACGGAATGGAACGAGTTCCGCAGCCCCGACTTTCCGCGCCTGAAGACGCTCCTGCGCCGGCCCGTGGTGTTCGACGGGCGCAACCTCTACGACCCGGCCGTGATGCAACGGCACGGCTTCACCTACTACTCCATGGGACGGGGCCGTGGATAGCCGCCGCATCCGCAACTTCTGCATCATCGCCCACATCGACCACGGCAAGTCCACCCTTGCCGATCGACTGCTGGAGCACACCGGCACCTTGAGCGAACGCGAAAGGACCGACCAGTTCCTCGACAAGATGGAGCTGGAGCGGGAGCGCGGCATCACTATCAAGGCCAGCCCGGTGCGTCTCGAGTACCGCTCGCGCAGCGGCGAGGACTACATCCTCAACCTCATCGACACCCCCGGCCACGTGGACTTCACCTACGAGGTTTCCCGCA
Coding sequences:
- a CDS encoding UDP-glucose/GDP-mannose dehydrogenase family protein → MNIAMIGTGYVGLVTGTCFAETGNDVVCVDIDETKIAQLHEGRVPFYELGLEELLQRNTREDRLSFSTDLAEAVRRAETIFIAVGTPQVSAGGADLTQVFAVAESIAMAMNGAKIVVTKSTVPVGTAARVREIIEARTAHPVAVVSNPEFLKEGAAVEDFMKPDRVVLGGEDAASLELLSRLYEPFVRTGKPIIRTDSRSAEMSKYAANAILATKISFINETARLCEKEGADIEQVRRIVGLDHRIGPHFIYPGIGFGGSCLPKDIRAMIAMGGDELEMPLLRAVDRVNETQKGFLLDKVRKHFDGALADRTLALWGLAFKARTDDMRESPAIRIIDGLLDAGACVRAFDPEAMNEARKRYGDRIACGDNNYEVADGADAVLVLTEWNEFRSPDFPRLKTLLRRPVVFDGRNLYDPAVMQRHGFTYYSMGRGRG